Proteins co-encoded in one Campylobacter jejuni genomic window:
- the lolA gene encoding LolA-like outer membrane lipoprotein chaperone, with amino-acid sequence MKKTFLIFFIFIGQLFALDLNFNTFSSNFTQIVKSKNSTLSYSGHFILSKDQAYWSYDTPSKKEIYINKNQVTIVEHDLEQVIFSHLDNIPNLNEIFKKASLINKDKLVAKYDNINYTIKLNQEQIQSISYKDEFENDVIINLNNQIKNPKINSDIFKVKIPQNYDIVR; translated from the coding sequence ATGAAAAAAACATTCTTGATATTTTTTATTTTTATAGGACAACTTTTTGCCCTTGATCTTAATTTTAATACCTTTTCAAGCAATTTTACCCAAATAGTGAAATCCAAAAACTCTACACTTTCTTATTCTGGGCATTTTATACTGAGTAAAGATCAAGCATATTGGAGTTATGATACTCCTAGTAAAAAAGAGATTTATATCAACAAAAATCAAGTAACCATAGTAGAGCACGATCTAGAACAAGTCATTTTCTCTCATCTTGATAACATTCCAAATCTTAATGAAATTTTCAAAAAAGCAAGTCTTATAAACAAAGATAAACTTGTAGCAAAATATGATAATATAAATTATACAATTAAACTCAATCAAGAGCAAATTCAAAGCATATCCTATAAAGATGAATTTGAAAATGATGTTATAATCAATCTAAACAATCAAATTAAAAATCCAAAAATCAACTCCGATATTTTCAAGGTAAAAATTCCGCAAAATTATGATATAGTTCGCTAA
- the pif1 gene encoding ATP-dependent DNA helicase Pif1, producing the protein MLDKLEKILAYDNVFLSGGAGVGKSFLTNELIKSYRKQKKLAIALGSSALSAFNIGGVTLHSFFCLGYCDDMMKLSALDRNQKQKEKLTKLKELLKTIELIVIDEISMVSANVFEMIGFRLKNSQFNGKILVVGDFFQLPPVIKEKKETLFNHSYYAFSSFFWQDLNFKNIKLSQPKRTQNMEFYNHLSLIRQGFLDEKILSFFESLRIDYKELENLEDDYTLLCGINKKVNNINQEKLSKLETPLVCFKAQVKKEDKRIKDEELDSWVGSLNILEELNIKIGARIIFCVNNWDKNYYNGEQGIIEDILYEEEKIYISIIKNNGMKILLEPYTFFMEELEQSGKDFVVNILASVTQFPIKLAYAITIHKSQGMSIEKLVCDIDHIFENGQLYVALSRATNPNTLKIYSTKKINFGFYFANILKIDSNVIEFYKKHNFLDLEIQEQII; encoded by the coding sequence ATGCTTGATAAACTAGAAAAAATTTTAGCTTATGATAATGTTTTTTTAAGTGGTGGTGCTGGAGTTGGTAAAAGCTTTTTGACAAATGAGCTTATCAAATCTTATAGAAAACAAAAAAAATTAGCCATAGCTCTTGGTTCTAGTGCTCTATCGGCGTTTAATATAGGCGGTGTTACTTTACACAGCTTTTTTTGTTTAGGGTATTGTGATGATATGATGAAATTAAGTGCATTGGATCGCAATCAAAAACAAAAAGAAAAATTAACAAAACTTAAAGAGCTTTTAAAAACGATTGAGCTTATTGTTATCGATGAAATTTCCATGGTTAGTGCAAATGTTTTTGAAATGATAGGCTTTAGACTTAAAAATTCTCAATTTAATGGAAAAATTTTAGTTGTTGGAGATTTTTTTCAACTGCCTCCAGTAATTAAAGAAAAAAAAGAAACTTTATTTAACCATTCTTATTATGCTTTTTCTTCATTTTTTTGGCAAGATTTAAATTTTAAGAATATTAAACTTTCTCAACCTAAAAGAACGCAAAATATGGAATTTTATAACCATTTATCTTTGATTAGACAAGGTTTTTTAGATGAAAAAATTTTAAGCTTTTTTGAATCTTTGCGAATTGATTATAAAGAATTAGAAAATTTAGAAGATGATTATACTTTACTTTGTGGTATCAATAAAAAAGTAAACAATATCAATCAAGAAAAATTAAGCAAGCTTGAGACCCCACTTGTATGCTTTAAGGCTCAGGTTAAAAAAGAAGATAAGAGAATAAAAGATGAAGAACTTGATTCTTGGGTTGGAAGCTTAAATATATTGGAAGAATTAAATATTAAAATAGGTGCTCGTATTATTTTTTGTGTAAATAATTGGGATAAGAATTATTATAATGGAGAGCAAGGCATTATAGAAGATATTCTTTATGAAGAGGAGAAAATTTATATTAGTATTATTAAAAATAATGGGATGAAAATTTTACTTGAACCTTATACTTTTTTCATGGAAGAACTTGAGCAATCAGGTAAAGATTTTGTTGTTAATATTCTTGCAAGTGTTACACAGTTTCCTATTAAATTAGCTTATGCTATTACTATACACAAATCACAAGGTATGAGTATTGAAAAATTAGTGTGTGATATTGATCATATTTTTGAAAATGGACAGCTTTATGTCGCTCTTTCTCGTGCTACAAATCCAAATACTTTAAAAATTTATTCTACAAAAAAGATAAATTTTGGATTTTATTTTGCTAATATTTTAAAAATAGATTCTAATGTGATCGAATTTTATAAAAAACATAATTTTTTAGATCTTGAAATACAAGAACAAATCATTTAA
- a CDS encoding SH3 domain-containing C40 family peptidase, with translation MKSCLYFTFIVLFLTACSTKNLTSLHHENLEQKNENKHYAKLEYEQNVSILPQFTYDINFDVKRYKKYFFNPWHDSFKNYKGQNIFWSFPLYLNSKNTYYFFNKQIIPLSWFKNVINNANIQEFGKLNQKALIIQNTIIKNLPTQRAILKNPFFENEGIPFDYASDGILNAGTPVLISHFSKDKRYAFVLGEAGFGFVESKNLEFFSNDRAKIYENLNFITPLKEKIPIYSEDGKFFFESRIGAIYPYYKEDKNYFYGKIGSKKYKISKKDVSKFPLQFNDKNLKNQLSQVLNLPYGWGGYNFERDCSLLTRDIFSAFGLYLPRNSAAQKNSFNHFDISTLSNSQKKDFLNRFGKAYLSLLYLPGHIMLYAGQITDNNIAIHNIWGLRKDATQRLLISSSVITSLEIGKNEILEDNLLLSRLKEISFINLNEQEKEQIKSYLENIQNK, from the coding sequence ATGAAATCTTGTTTATATTTTACTTTTATAGTGCTATTTTTAACAGCTTGTTCAACAAAAAATTTAACTTCACTTCATCATGAAAATTTAGAACAAAAAAATGAAAATAAACATTATGCAAAACTTGAATACGAACAAAATGTAAGCATTTTGCCACAATTTACTTACGATATTAATTTTGATGTAAAACGATATAAAAAATATTTCTTTAATCCTTGGCATGATTCATTTAAAAATTACAAAGGACAAAATATTTTTTGGTCCTTTCCTTTATATTTAAATTCAAAAAATACTTATTATTTTTTCAATAAACAAATTATTCCACTTTCATGGTTTAAAAACGTTATAAATAACGCAAATATCCAAGAATTCGGTAAACTTAATCAAAAAGCTTTGATTATCCAAAATACAATCATTAAAAATCTTCCAACCCAAAGAGCTATCTTAAAAAATCCTTTTTTTGAAAATGAAGGAATTCCTTTTGACTATGCAAGCGATGGCATTTTAAATGCTGGAACCCCTGTCTTAATTTCACATTTTAGTAAAGATAAGCGTTATGCTTTTGTTTTAGGTGAAGCTGGGTTTGGATTTGTTGAAAGTAAAAATTTGGAATTTTTCTCAAACGATAGAGCGAAAATCTATGAAAATCTCAACTTTATCACACCGCTAAAAGAAAAAATTCCTATCTATAGCGAGGATGGTAAATTTTTCTTTGAAAGTAGAATTGGCGCTATTTATCCTTACTACAAAGAAGATAAAAACTATTTTTATGGAAAAATAGGTTCTAAAAAATATAAAATTTCTAAAAAAGATGTATCTAAATTTCCTTTACAATTCAATGATAAAAATTTAAAAAATCAACTTTCACAAGTTTTAAATTTGCCTTATGGCTGGGGCGGTTATAATTTTGAAAGAGATTGTTCTTTACTAACTCGTGATATCTTTTCAGCTTTTGGACTTTATCTACCAAGAAATTCAGCTGCACAAAAAAATTCTTTTAATCATTTTGATATAAGCACTCTTAGTAATTCTCAAAAAAAAGATTTTTTAAACCGCTTTGGGAAAGCTTATCTTAGTTTACTTTATTTACCTGGACATATTATGCTTTATGCAGGACAAATTACAGATAATAATATTGCCATACATAATATATGGGGCTTAAGAAAAGATGCAACCCAAAGACTTCTCATAAGTTCTAGCGTCATCACTTCTTTAGAAATAGGAAAAAATGAAATTTTAGAAGATAATTTGCTTTTATCAAGACTTAAAGAAATAAGTTTTATAAATTTAAACGAACAAGAAAAAGAGCAAATAAAAAGCTATCTTGAAAATATACAAAACAAATAA
- a CDS encoding N-carbamoylputrescine amidohydrolase encodes MKIALIQQKFHSNKEQTIKKTCEFIEEASKQGAELICLGELHQSEYFCQSENVDFFDYANDYEKDVKFWANIARKNQIVLITSLFEKRSAGLYHNTAVVFEKDGSIAGKYRKMHIPDDPCFYEKFYFTPGDLGFEPINTSLGKLGVLICWDQWYPEAARIMALKGAEILIYPTAIGWFDKDKDEEKQRQLNAWLGVQKGHAIANGLYVVAINRVGFEKDVSGVEEGIRFWGNSFVFDPQGEELCLLDSQNECVKIIEIDKKRSENVRRWWPFLRDRRIEYFADLTKRFID; translated from the coding sequence ATGAAAATCGCTTTAATACAACAAAAATTTCACTCAAACAAAGAACAAACTATAAAAAAAACTTGCGAATTTATAGAAGAAGCCTCTAAACAAGGAGCTGAGCTTATTTGTTTGGGAGAACTTCATCAAAGTGAGTATTTTTGTCAAAGTGAAAATGTGGATTTTTTTGACTATGCTAATGATTATGAAAAAGATGTGAAATTTTGGGCAAATATAGCTAGAAAAAATCAAATAGTGCTTATTACTTCGCTATTTGAAAAACGAAGTGCTGGACTTTATCATAATACTGCAGTGGTTTTTGAAAAAGATGGTTCTATAGCAGGCAAATATCGCAAAATGCACATACCTGATGATCCTTGTTTTTATGAAAAATTTTATTTTACTCCTGGAGATTTGGGTTTTGAACCTATAAATACAAGTTTAGGCAAGCTTGGAGTGCTTATTTGTTGGGATCAGTGGTATCCTGAAGCAGCAAGAATTATGGCTTTAAAAGGAGCTGAGATTCTTATTTATCCCACGGCAATTGGTTGGTTTGATAAGGATAAAGATGAAGAAAAACAAAGACAGCTCAATGCTTGGCTTGGTGTTCAAAAAGGACATGCTATAGCTAATGGTTTATATGTAGTAGCTATCAATAGAGTAGGTTTTGAAAAAGATGTAAGCGGGGTAGAAGAGGGCATTAGATTTTGGGGAAATTCTTTTGTTTTTGACCCTCAAGGTGAAGAACTTTGTCTTTTAGATTCTCAAAACGAATGTGTAAAAATCATAGAAATAGATAAAAAAAGAAGTGAAAATGTGCGTCGTTGGTGGCCTTTTTTGCGAGATAGACGCATAGAATATTTTGCGGATTTAACTAAAAGATTTATTGATTAA
- a CDS encoding cation diffusion facilitator family transporter → MSLQKKATLVASLCAIVLALVKFIVGLTSGSVAVLSSAIDSLMDFAISAFNFLALKKSSQKANENYNFGFSKIEALMGLLEGVFIVGVGIFIFYESILKIYYKEEIKDLNSSIYVMIFALIMTFFLVLFLNYVAKKTKSLIIESDALHYKTDCLTNACTLGALVLIYFTNLHIIDAIFGIVISLYTAFSAFKIIKKALAFLMDEALPKEQVDKICTLISNNPEIISYHELKTRKTPSCNYLSVHLVFCPIISLLNAHKISDEIEEGVRKMFENEKWDIQIHLDPYDDAEQERQRQ, encoded by the coding sequence ATGAGTTTGCAAAAAAAAGCAACTCTTGTGGCAAGTTTATGTGCTATTGTTTTAGCCTTGGTTAAATTTATAGTAGGCTTAACAAGTGGTTCTGTTGCAGTACTTTCAAGTGCGATTGATTCTTTAATGGATTTTGCTATTTCTGCTTTTAATTTTTTAGCTCTTAAAAAAAGTTCACAAAAGGCGAATGAAAATTATAATTTTGGTTTTTCTAAAATTGAAGCTTTAATGGGTTTGTTAGAAGGTGTTTTTATAGTTGGCGTGGGGATTTTTATTTTTTATGAGAGTATTTTAAAGATTTATTATAAAGAAGAAATTAAAGATTTAAATTCAAGCATCTATGTGATGATTTTTGCTTTAATTATGACTTTTTTTCTTGTACTTTTTTTAAATTATGTAGCTAAAAAAACCAAAAGTTTGATTATAGAAAGTGATGCTTTGCATTACAAAACAGATTGCTTAACCAATGCTTGTACTTTAGGGGCTTTGGTTTTGATTTATTTTACAAATTTACATATTATTGATGCTATTTTTGGGATAGTGATCAGTCTTTATACGGCGTTTTCTGCTTTTAAAATCATTAAAAAAGCTTTGGCTTTTTTAATGGATGAGGCTTTACCTAAGGAACAAGTAGATAAAATTTGTACTTTGATTTCTAATAATCCTGAAATAATTTCCTATCATGAATTAAAGACGCGTAAAACTCCAAGTTGTAATTATTTAAGCGTGCATTTGGTTTTTTGCCCTATAATTTCGCTTTTAAATGCGCATAAAATTTCAGATGAAATAGAAGAAGGTGTGCGTAAGATGTTTGAAAATGAAAAATGGGATATACAAATTCATTTAGATCCTTATGATGATGCAGAACAAGAAAGGCAAAGACAATGA
- a CDS encoding agamatine deiminase produces the protein MIKSIPEWSEQEYLMLSLPHEKSDWNPYLEEILQSYKEFVKVVSEFQKVLLIAPKQSDFENFKDIKNVEFFKCDTNDTWIRDFGAIDIVENDRLKALDFTFNAWGNKFQSELDNAVNSKLFKEKFKEGLKKVDFILEGGSIDFNGEGVMLTSSHCLLNENRNSHLNKTQIDIKLKEIFGLKQIIWLENGFIKGDDTDHHIDTLARFIDKNTIAHCICEDEEDEHYLPLQKMKEELKKTGFDLIELPIPKPLYYEERRLGATYANFVFINNALIVPFYKDKNDEIIAKRLSKALPNHKIIGVDARVFLRQNGSLHCSCQNRFKGLR, from the coding sequence ATGATAAAATCAATTCCTGAATGGAGTGAGCAAGAATACCTCATGCTTTCTTTACCCCATGAAAAAAGCGATTGGAATCCCTACTTAGAGGAAATTTTACAAAGTTATAAAGAATTTGTAAAAGTAGTGAGTGAATTTCAAAAAGTTTTACTTATAGCTCCTAAACAGAGTGATTTTGAAAATTTTAAAGATATAAAAAATGTAGAGTTTTTTAAATGTGATACCAATGATACTTGGATACGCGATTTTGGAGCTATAGATATAGTAGAAAATGATCGTTTAAAAGCTCTTGATTTTACTTTTAACGCTTGGGGAAATAAATTTCAAAGTGAGCTTGATAATGCTGTAAATTCTAAACTTTTTAAAGAAAAATTTAAAGAGGGGCTTAAAAAGGTGGATTTTATTTTAGAAGGAGGAAGCATTGACTTTAATGGAGAGGGTGTGATGCTTACAAGCTCTCATTGTCTTTTAAATGAAAATAGAAATTCTCATCTAAACAAAACTCAAATTGATATAAAATTAAAAGAAATTTTTGGCTTAAAACAAATTATTTGGCTAGAAAATGGTTTCATAAAAGGTGATGATACAGATCATCATATCGATACCTTAGCAAGATTTATAGATAAAAATACCATAGCACATTGCATTTGTGAAGATGAAGAGGATGAGCATTATTTGCCTTTACAAAAAATGAAAGAAGAGCTTAAAAAAACAGGTTTTGATTTAATAGAACTTCCTATACCTAAGCCTTTATACTATGAAGAAAGAAGATTGGGGGCGACTTATGCGAATTTTGTTTTTATAAATAATGCTTTAATTGTGCCTTTTTACAAGGATAAAAATGATGAAATCATAGCTAAAAGACTTTCTAAAGCTTTACCTAATCATAAAATTATAGGAGTAGATGCAAGAGTGTTTTTGCGACAAAACGGTTCTTTGCATTGTTCTTGTCAAAATCGTTTCAAAGGTTTAAGATGA
- a CDS encoding META domain-containing protein, translated as MKKTLQIALAAAFFAGCASTSVTSSTSKGNNELVQNQLFKIEKIIVNGKTFDPKNAEESPNISFENNKFYGYSGCNRFFGSYQTKADTLQIEGDRVASTQMLCHPMDVMDFENSFLSNFKGTFKISNENGKLVLSNDEMKVFFK; from the coding sequence ATGAAAAAAACGCTTCAAATTGCATTAGCTGCAGCTTTTTTTGCAGGTTGTGCTAGTACTTCTGTTACTTCATCTACTTCTAAAGGTAATAATGAACTTGTACAAAATCAGCTTTTCAAAATAGAAAAAATTATAGTAAATGGCAAAACTTTTGATCCAAAAAACGCAGAGGAAAGTCCAAATATCAGTTTTGAAAATAATAAATTTTATGGTTATTCAGGATGTAATCGTTTTTTTGGTTCTTACCAAACTAAGGCGGATACTTTGCAAATCGAAGGTGATCGCGTAGCTTCAACTCAAATGCTTTGTCACCCAATGGATGTAATGGATTTTGAAAATTCTTTCCTTTCAAATTTCAAAGGAACTTTTAAAATTTCAAATGAAAATGGAAAACTTGTTTTAAGTAATGATGAAATGAAAGTCTTTTTTAAATAA
- the purH gene encoding bifunctional phosphoribosylaminoimidazolecarboxamide formyltransferase/IMP cyclohydrolase, whose amino-acid sequence MRALLSVSDKEGIVEFGKELENLGFEILSTGGTFKLLKENGIKVIEVSDFTKSPELFEGRVKTLHPKIHGGILHKRSDENHIKQAKENEILGIDLVCVNLYPFKKTTIMSDDFDEIIENIDIGGPAMIRSAAKNYKDVMVLCDPLDYEKVIETLKKGQNDENFRLNLMIKAYEHTANYDAYIANYMNERFNGGFGASKFIVGQKVFDTKYGENPHQKGALYEFDAFFSANFKSLKGEASFNNLTDINAALNLASSFDKAPAIAIVKHGNPCGFAIKENLVQSYIHALKCDSVSAYGGVVAINGTLDEALANKINEIYVEVIIAANVDEKALAVFEGKKRIKIFTQESPFLIRSFDKYDFKHIDGGFVYQNSDEVGEDELKNAKLMSQREASKEELKDLEIAMKIAAFTKSNNVVYVKNGAMVAIGMGMTSRIDAAKAAIVKAKEMGLDLQGCVLASEAFFPFRDSIDEASKVGVKAIVEPGGSIRDDEVVKAADEYGMALYFTGVRHFLH is encoded by the coding sequence ATGAGAGCATTACTTAGTGTGAGTGATAAAGAAGGCATAGTAGAATTTGGCAAAGAGCTTGAAAATTTAGGCTTTGAGATTCTTTCAACAGGCGGGACTTTTAAGCTTTTAAAAGAAAATGGAATAAAAGTTATAGAAGTGAGTGATTTTACAAAGAGTCCTGAGCTTTTTGAAGGGCGTGTGAAGACTTTGCACCCTAAGATTCACGGTGGGATTTTGCATAAAAGAAGCGATGAAAATCATATCAAACAAGCAAAAGAAAATGAAATTTTAGGCATTGATCTAGTTTGTGTGAATTTATATCCTTTTAAAAAAACCACCATCATGAGCGATGATTTTGATGAAATTATAGAAAATATCGACATAGGTGGGCCTGCGATGATAAGAAGTGCAGCAAAGAACTATAAAGATGTGATGGTACTTTGCGATCCGCTTGATTATGAAAAAGTGATTGAGACTTTAAAAAAAGGTCAAAATGATGAGAATTTTCGTTTAAATTTGATGATAAAAGCTTATGAGCATACGGCAAATTATGATGCTTATATTGCAAATTATATGAATGAACGCTTTAACGGAGGTTTTGGAGCGAGTAAATTTATAGTAGGACAAAAAGTATTTGATACAAAATATGGAGAAAATCCACATCAAAAAGGGGCTTTATACGAGTTTGATGCCTTTTTTAGTGCAAATTTCAAATCCCTTAAAGGCGAAGCAAGTTTTAATAATCTAACCGATATTAACGCAGCTTTAAACTTAGCTAGTAGTTTCGATAAAGCTCCAGCTATTGCTATAGTAAAACATGGAAATCCTTGCGGTTTTGCTATAAAAGAAAATTTAGTACAAAGCTATATACATGCTTTAAAATGCGATAGCGTCAGTGCTTATGGAGGAGTGGTTGCAATCAATGGAACTCTTGATGAGGCTTTAGCAAATAAAATCAATGAAATTTATGTAGAAGTCATCATCGCAGCCAATGTAGATGAAAAAGCTTTAGCTGTGTTTGAAGGTAAAAAACGCATTAAAATTTTCACTCAAGAAAGTCCGTTTTTAATCCGCAGTTTTGATAAATATGATTTTAAACATATTGATGGGGGTTTTGTATATCAAAACAGCGATGAAGTGGGCGAAGATGAGCTTAAAAATGCAAAGCTTATGAGTCAAAGAGAGGCAAGTAAGGAAGAATTAAAAGATCTTGAAATCGCTATGAAAATAGCAGCATTTACCAAATCAAACAATGTTGTTTATGTAAAAAATGGTGCTATGGTGGCTATAGGTATGGGTATGACAAGTAGAATCGATGCAGCAAAGGCAGCGATCGTTAAAGCTAAAGAAATGGGGCTTGATTTGCAAGGTTGTGTTTTAGCAAGTGAAGCCTTTTTCCCTTTTAGAGATAGCATAGATGAAGCAAGTAAAGTAGGGGTTAAAGCTATAGTAGAACCAGGCGGAAGCATAAGAGATGATGAAGTGGTAAAAGCAGCCGATGAGTATGGTATGGCGCTTTATTTTACAGGAGTAAGACATTTTTTACATTAA
- a CDS encoding DnaJ domain-containing protein codes for MTLVLIILVVLVFYWYYKTWGKQDFLNSATRGAKGFAKGFARGVMEERMDEFKRRMNYYVIALLAKIAKSDGRVSENEAEMIKDLLDANAKDEKERAFLKASFNEHKENLSDAFYVAKDFLKEVPLPKNERFNVLRVLVFMALIDADFNAKKREILEQIAKAFDIAKSELDAFVASLSNLKSTKKELSLDEAFAILELSNNADLNAVKKQYRNLAKKYHPDILNANNVSEEELKIGIEKFQKINEAYEKVKKHLER; via the coding sequence ATGACTTTAGTTTTAATTATACTCGTTGTTTTGGTGTTTTACTGGTATTATAAAACTTGGGGAAAACAGGATTTTTTAAACTCAGCTACAAGAGGAGCCAAAGGCTTTGCTAAGGGTTTTGCTCGTGGGGTTATGGAAGAAAGAATGGATGAGTTTAAAAGGCGTATGAATTACTATGTTATTGCACTTTTGGCAAAAATTGCAAAAAGTGATGGTAGGGTAAGTGAAAATGAAGCTGAAATGATCAAAGATCTTTTAGATGCAAATGCCAAAGATGAAAAAGAAAGAGCTTTTTTAAAAGCAAGTTTTAATGAACATAAAGAAAATTTAAGCGATGCTTTTTATGTGGCAAAAGATTTTTTAAAAGAAGTGCCTTTACCTAAAAATGAGCGTTTTAATGTCTTGCGTGTGCTTGTTTTTATGGCTTTAATCGATGCAGATTTTAATGCTAAAAAGCGTGAAATTTTAGAGCAAATCGCTAAAGCCTTTGATATAGCAAAAAGCGAATTAGACGCTTTTGTAGCAAGTCTTTCAAATTTAAAAAGTACTAAAAAAGAATTAAGCCTTGATGAAGCTTTTGCTATTTTAGAACTTTCAAATAATGCGGATTTAAATGCGGTAAAAAAACAATACCGCAATTTAGCAAAAAAATATCATCCTGATATTTTAAATGCAAACAATGTTAGTGAAGAAGAGCTTAAAATCGGTATAGAGAAATTTCAAAAAATCAACGAAGCTTACGAAAAAGTTAAAAAACATTTAGAAAGGTAA